In the Haloferula helveola genome, one interval contains:
- a CDS encoding sulfatase has protein sequence MKVILSLLLLAAPLLARPNVVLLLIDDLGRQDIGVHGSTFHDTPNIDRLGKEGLVFENAYCAHPRCVPSRYGIFSGRLPARDGVPGFEGRKHTLAPERVTFAEVMRDAGYVTGYIGKWHLGKEGGGPDTQGFSDSRIAGAAGGPNSYFYPFHLTPDGKHKENEVFPVVDGKEGEYLNDRLTDEAVDFLKENRERPFLLVLAHYAVHTPFQAPEGMVDQARKRLNGDPEGGKWKDPDFKDSDGATDKTVQNNPVYAAMVKSMDDSVGRVLDTLEELELSGNTLVLMTSDHGGLSTRGGSSGRPLATTNLPYRHGKGWLYDGGLRVPMIVKWPGVVKPGTTKAATLGTDHYATVLEAVGLKADPGEAVDSVSYLPLLKGESMERGPMFFHSPRGRPQSTGDRNASAVIDGRWKLFQNHGSGQLELYDLAADPGEAKDLSETYPERAAEMRKLLNDLKQQTGAKEGGRNPFDSDSKSK, from the coding sequence ATGAAAGTAATCCTGTCACTTCTGCTTCTGGCCGCTCCGCTGCTCGCGCGGCCGAATGTCGTTCTTCTGTTGATCGACGATCTCGGTCGGCAGGATATCGGGGTGCACGGAAGCACCTTTCACGACACTCCCAACATCGACCGCCTCGGAAAGGAAGGCTTGGTGTTCGAGAACGCCTACTGCGCCCATCCCCGATGTGTGCCGTCGAGGTATGGGATCTTCAGCGGGCGCCTGCCGGCTCGCGATGGGGTTCCGGGATTCGAAGGACGGAAACACACGCTCGCTCCCGAGCGGGTGACCTTTGCCGAGGTGATGCGTGATGCCGGATATGTCACCGGCTACATCGGCAAGTGGCACCTCGGCAAGGAGGGCGGAGGTCCGGACACGCAGGGCTTCTCCGACAGCCGGATCGCCGGTGCTGCGGGGGGCCCGAACAGCTACTTCTATCCGTTTCACCTGACTCCCGACGGGAAGCATAAGGAGAACGAGGTGTTTCCGGTGGTCGACGGGAAGGAAGGGGAGTATCTGAACGATCGCCTGACGGATGAGGCGGTCGATTTCCTGAAAGAGAATCGTGAGAGGCCGTTCCTGCTCGTGCTTGCCCACTACGCCGTGCACACGCCGTTCCAAGCGCCCGAGGGGATGGTGGATCAGGCGCGGAAGCGGTTGAACGGAGACCCTGAGGGCGGCAAGTGGAAGGATCCGGATTTTAAGGATTCGGATGGAGCGACGGACAAGACGGTGCAGAACAATCCGGTCTATGCGGCGATGGTGAAGAGCATGGACGACAGTGTGGGTCGGGTGCTGGACACGCTGGAGGAACTGGAGCTCTCTGGGAACACCCTCGTGCTGATGACGTCCGATCATGGCGGACTTTCAACGCGTGGCGGATCGAGCGGGCGCCCGCTGGCGACGACAAACCTGCCGTATCGTCATGGCAAAGGCTGGTTGTACGATGGAGGGCTGCGGGTGCCGATGATTGTCAAGTGGCCCGGTGTCGTGAAACCCGGGACCACGAAGGCCGCAACGCTGGGAACCGATCACTACGCCACCGTCCTTGAGGCAGTCGGCCTCAAGGCAGACCCCGGCGAGGCCGTGGACTCCGTCAGCTATCTTCCTTTGCTCAAGGGCGAGTCAATGGAGCGTGGGCCGATGTTCTTCCATTCGCCCCGCGGTCGTCCCCAGTCGACGGGCGACCGCAACGCATCGGCCGTGATCGACGGCAGGTGGAAGCTCTTCCAAAACCACGGAAGCGGCCAGTTGGAGCTGTACGATCTCGCAGCGGATCCCGGAGAAGCGAAGGACCTTTCTGAAACCTATCCGGAAAGAGCGGCGGAGATGCGGAAGCTTCTGAACGATCTCAAACAGCAAACAGGAGCAAAAGAGGGCGGTAGAAACCCTTTCGACTCCGATAGCAAGTCCAAGTGA
- a CDS encoding sulfatase: MMKSSLFALLLAATVSAAEKPNVLFIAVDDLKPMLGCYGDTVIKTPNIDRLAGQGTTFLNAHCQQAVCGPSRASLLTGLRPDTTQVWDLKTRLRDNLPDVVTLPQHFKANGYESVGLGKIFDPRSVDGQIKDDPASWSRPYIKTADNPDSQMGFLGSEFVERAKVAKRENRGNWNKMKEALGGTPAVEIDQDVPDDAYDDGIFADKAVELIGELSKSDKPFFLAVGFKKPHLPFVAPKKYADLYSGDDIRLAEFQKMPEGAPEVHFQDSWELKNGSYAGYEGLKGKVVPDKKQRELIHGYMACVSYIDAQVGKLLDALDKQGVAENTIVVFWGDHGWHLGDHGMWCKHTNYEQATRVPMIISKRAKGGVAAKSSSPVEFIDIFPTLCDIAGLERPDALEGESLVPVIEDPEATVKDYAISQYPRGGGARELMGYALRDGRYRYVRWVEKGDPSKLKFEEFYDYESDPLEKKSLIDEPGLADVVKRFRAATDKFLSL, from the coding sequence ATGATGAAATCCTCACTATTCGCGCTGCTGCTCGCAGCAACGGTCTCGGCCGCCGAGAAGCCCAATGTTCTCTTCATCGCGGTCGATGACCTCAAGCCGATGCTCGGTTGCTACGGCGACACCGTCATCAAAACGCCGAACATCGACCGGCTCGCCGGCCAGGGCACGACCTTCCTCAATGCCCACTGCCAGCAGGCGGTCTGTGGTCCGTCGAGGGCAAGCCTCCTGACGGGGCTTCGGCCCGACACAACGCAGGTGTGGGACCTCAAGACCCGGCTGCGGGACAATCTCCCTGATGTCGTGACTTTGCCCCAGCACTTCAAGGCAAACGGCTACGAGTCGGTCGGGCTCGGCAAGATCTTCGACCCCCGGAGTGTCGACGGTCAGATCAAGGATGACCCGGCTTCGTGGAGTCGGCCTTACATCAAGACCGCCGACAATCCGGACTCCCAGATGGGTTTCCTCGGTTCGGAATTCGTCGAGCGGGCCAAGGTCGCCAAGCGGGAGAACCGGGGGAACTGGAACAAGATGAAGGAGGCCCTCGGTGGTACGCCTGCGGTCGAGATCGATCAGGACGTGCCGGACGACGCCTACGACGACGGCATCTTTGCCGACAAGGCAGTCGAGTTGATCGGCGAACTCTCGAAGTCCGACAAGCCGTTCTTTCTCGCGGTGGGTTTCAAGAAACCGCATCTGCCGTTCGTCGCACCGAAGAAGTACGCCGACCTCTATTCCGGCGATGACATCCGCCTGGCGGAATTCCAGAAGATGCCGGAGGGCGCTCCGGAGGTGCACTTCCAGGATTCATGGGAGCTGAAGAACGGGAGCTATGCCGGCTACGAGGGTCTCAAGGGCAAGGTCGTTCCCGATAAGAAGCAACGGGAACTCATCCACGGCTATATGGCATGTGTCTCCTACATCGATGCGCAGGTCGGCAAGTTGCTCGACGCGCTCGACAAGCAAGGTGTGGCGGAGAACACGATCGTGGTGTTCTGGGGTGACCATGGATGGCACCTCGGAGACCACGGCATGTGGTGCAAGCATACCAACTACGAGCAGGCGACCCGGGTGCCGATGATCATCTCGAAGCGTGCCAAAGGAGGTGTGGCGGCCAAGTCGTCATCGCCGGTTGAGTTCATCGACATCTTCCCGACGCTCTGCGACATCGCGGGGCTTGAGAGGCCGGACGCCCTCGAGGGGGAAAGCCTTGTCCCGGTAATTGAGGATCCGGAGGCCACGGTGAAGGACTACGCGATCAGCCAGTATCCCCGTGGCGGAGGTGCCCGTGAGTTGATGGGCTATGCGCTCCGTGACGGCCGCTACCGCTACGTCCGCTGGGTCGAGAAGGGCGATCCGTCCAAGCTCAAGTTCGAGGAGTTCTACGATTACGAAAGCGATCCGCTCGAAAAGAAGAGCCTGATCGACGAGCCGGGACTCGCGGATGTCGTGAAGCGTTTCCGTGCCGCCACCGACAAGTTCCTGAGTCTCTGA
- a CDS encoding sulfatase family protein — translation MRLIHPLLIPLLAALFVSACGKPKDGTETVKAGSDSGPEAVAGSKRPNILFLITDDQFKQHMNWMPEGRQANGKFRNFTPNTDRLADHATVFDRQYVTSPVCTPSRFAVLTGMYPSRSMAGVFLDRQRELGGQTSVEWNTFITEGMPTLPKLLRDAGYRTGIVGKNHVVEVNGMDKPEWLAKADDPAMLKVLRENYDKQLDAIHEAGFEFGASLYYDNPDFIGVKALASHNLDWIAKGALDFLDEKDERPFFLYCAVTIPHGPGEPERSYKADPRITALGMLDEPLDVLPPRETLEPRLEEAGVPAKWGRPNLLWLDDMVGALVTKLEETGQLENTIIVYFNDHGQEAKGTIYEGGVHSEGFISHNGPFPVGKRTDALVSNLDFAPTLLELADVSPGDARFDGESIVPVLKGDKEQVHESLFFELGFVRGVIQGDWKYIALRYPEPVAGMSVEKRQQVLDRFNENQKRRGRPVYTENPRTPFSHVQAIPGGGDAEHMSIGKYPAFYDQDQLYNLAEDPKEQRNLAGDSRYAAKLDELKMALQAHLKEMPGPFGDLKPE, via the coding sequence ATGCGATTGATTCATCCATTGCTGATTCCGCTGCTTGCCGCGCTGTTTGTGTCGGCATGTGGAAAACCGAAGGACGGCACCGAAACGGTGAAGGCCGGAAGCGACTCCGGGCCGGAGGCCGTAGCTGGCTCCAAGCGACCGAACATCCTGTTCCTGATCACGGACGACCAGTTCAAGCAACACATGAACTGGATGCCTGAAGGCAGGCAGGCGAACGGCAAGTTCCGGAACTTCACGCCGAATACCGACCGGTTGGCGGACCATGCGACGGTGTTCGATCGCCAGTATGTGACTTCTCCGGTGTGCACGCCGAGCCGCTTTGCCGTGCTGACCGGAATGTATCCCAGCCGGTCGATGGCCGGGGTGTTTCTCGACCGTCAGCGGGAACTCGGCGGCCAGACCTCGGTCGAGTGGAATACCTTCATCACCGAAGGCATGCCGACCCTGCCGAAGCTGCTGCGGGATGCCGGATACCGAACTGGTATCGTCGGGAAGAACCACGTGGTGGAGGTGAACGGGATGGATAAGCCCGAGTGGTTGGCGAAGGCTGACGACCCGGCGATGCTGAAGGTCCTCCGGGAGAACTACGACAAGCAGCTCGACGCGATCCACGAAGCGGGATTCGAGTTCGGTGCCTCGCTCTACTACGACAATCCCGACTTCATCGGCGTGAAGGCGCTGGCGTCGCACAACCTCGACTGGATCGCCAAGGGTGCCCTCGACTTTCTCGATGAGAAGGATGAGCGACCGTTCTTCCTCTACTGTGCGGTCACCATTCCTCATGGCCCCGGCGAACCGGAACGGTCCTACAAGGCGGATCCGCGCATCACCGCGCTCGGGATGCTGGATGAGCCGCTCGATGTCCTTCCGCCGCGTGAGACGCTCGAACCGAGGCTTGAGGAAGCCGGCGTGCCGGCGAAATGGGGCAGGCCGAACCTGCTGTGGCTCGACGATATGGTCGGAGCACTGGTCACGAAACTTGAGGAGACCGGGCAGTTGGAGAACACCATCATTGTCTATTTCAATGACCACGGCCAGGAGGCGAAGGGGACGATCTACGAGGGTGGCGTCCACTCCGAGGGCTTCATCAGCCACAACGGGCCGTTCCCGGTGGGCAAGCGGACCGATGCTTTGGTCAGCAATCTCGACTTCGCGCCGACCTTGCTGGAGTTGGCGGACGTTTCTCCGGGCGATGCCAGATTCGATGGGGAGTCGATCGTTCCCGTCCTGAAGGGTGATAAGGAACAGGTGCACGAATCACTGTTCTTCGAGTTGGGATTCGTGCGCGGTGTGATTCAGGGAGACTGGAAGTACATCGCACTCCGATACCCGGAGCCGGTCGCGGGCATGTCGGTCGAGAAACGGCAGCAGGTGTTGGATCGCTTCAACGAGAACCAGAAGCGGCGGGGTCGGCCGGTTTACACCGAGAACCCGCGGACTCCCTTTTCCCATGTGCAGGCCATCCCGGGCGGGGGCGATGCGGAGCACATGTCGATCGGCAAGTATCCCGCGTTCTATGATCAGGACCAGCTCTACAATCTGGCGGAGGATCCGAAGGAGCAGAGGAATCTGGCGGGCGACTCCCGGTATGCAGCGAAACTGGATGAGTTGAAGATGGCGTTGCAGGCGCACCTCAAGGAGATGCCCGGACCATTCGGTGACCTGAAGCCGGAGTAG
- a CDS encoding GH1 family beta-glucosidase, with the protein MRFPEGFTWGTATSAYQIEGGHDADGKGPSIWDAFCQVPGRVAEGDTGQLACDHYHRFREDVALMASLGLKAYRFSISWPRVMPTGRLEKGSIKREGIRFYSDLIDALLEHGIEPWVTLYHWDLPLALQTERDGWLNPEIADDFEAYARLCFEEFGDRVKHWITFNEPWVVTILGYGQGVFAPGRESNVEPYIAGHHILRSHAKAVQCYRSEFEHQGGKIGITNNCDWREPLTDRPEDHEAAERALLFYLGWFADPVFKTGDYPEVMRERVGDRLPEFTDEERRSLLGSSDFFGLNHYTTMFAAGASKDGAEQSVYGNGGISEDQEVDLSVDPEWELTEFKWAVVPWGCRKLLKWIADRYGSPAIYITENGCAMDDVVLPDGTVDDQDRLSFYRGYLEACHQAIGDGVDLRGYFAWSLMDNFEWASGYKFRFGLVHVDRQTLKRTPKSSALWYSDVVRANELQGEAPSRCLG; encoded by the coding sequence ATGAGATTTCCGGAAGGATTCACCTGGGGCACCGCGACCTCGGCCTATCAAATCGAAGGCGGGCACGATGCCGACGGCAAGGGTCCGTCGATCTGGGATGCCTTTTGCCAAGTGCCCGGACGGGTCGCGGAAGGGGACACCGGGCAGCTCGCATGCGATCACTATCACCGGTTTCGTGAGGACGTCGCACTGATGGCGTCACTCGGTCTGAAGGCGTATCGCTTTTCGATCTCGTGGCCTCGCGTGATGCCGACCGGAAGATTGGAGAAGGGGTCCATCAAACGCGAAGGAATCCGTTTTTACTCGGACCTGATCGATGCGCTTCTGGAGCACGGGATTGAGCCTTGGGTCACGCTCTACCACTGGGACCTTCCGCTGGCGCTGCAGACCGAGCGTGACGGTTGGCTCAATCCGGAGATCGCGGATGACTTCGAGGCTTACGCACGGCTTTGCTTCGAGGAGTTCGGTGACCGGGTGAAGCACTGGATCACCTTCAACGAGCCTTGGGTCGTGACGATCCTCGGCTACGGGCAGGGGGTATTCGCTCCGGGCCGGGAGTCGAACGTCGAGCCATACATCGCGGGGCACCATATTCTCCGTTCGCATGCGAAGGCGGTGCAATGCTATCGTAGCGAATTCGAGCATCAGGGAGGCAAGATCGGTATTACCAACAACTGCGATTGGCGCGAGCCGTTGACGGATCGGCCCGAGGACCATGAGGCGGCCGAGCGTGCGTTGTTGTTCTATCTCGGTTGGTTTGCCGATCCGGTTTTCAAGACCGGAGATTATCCCGAGGTGATGCGGGAGCGGGTGGGCGACCGGTTGCCGGAGTTCACCGATGAGGAAAGGCGGTCGTTGCTCGGTTCATCGGACTTTTTCGGGCTGAATCACTACACGACGATGTTCGCCGCGGGGGCGTCGAAGGATGGTGCGGAGCAGAGTGTCTACGGCAATGGCGGGATTTCCGAGGACCAGGAGGTGGATCTCTCCGTCGATCCCGAGTGGGAGCTTACCGAGTTCAAATGGGCGGTGGTGCCCTGGGGCTGCCGGAAGCTGCTGAAGTGGATTGCGGACCGTTACGGCAGCCCGGCGATCTACATCACGGAGAACGGCTGTGCGATGGATGATGTCGTTTTGCCCGACGGAACGGTCGATGATCAGGACCGCCTGTCATTCTACCGCGGCTATCTCGAGGCCTGTCATCAGGCGATCGGGGATGGCGTGGATCTCAGGGGCTATTTCGCGTGGTCTTTGATGGACAACTTCGAATGGGCCTCGGGTTACAAGTTCCGGTTCGGGCTCGTGCATGTGGATCGTCAGACGCTGAAGCGCACGCCGAAGAGCTCGGCGCTGTGGTACTCGGATGTGGTTCGTGCCAACGAACTGCAAGGAGAGGCACCTTCAAGGTGCCTTGGGTGA
- a CDS encoding transposase, translating into MSTWPAIRFLHAGADIRHTLNRLPHWQQEGACYFLTFRLADSLPSTLLNQWRDERTRWMAFHPQPWDEKTELTYHRRFSTRIDHWLDAAHGECRLRHPEVSRMVAKALRHYDRGRYLLHSSVIMPNHVHLLVSLAPDRTLEHIVTSWKSFTAVQANRIQGRSGPFWQRDYFDRLIRHHRHFGNVVRYIRKNSVSDSRSHLYEAEWVKEGLPPGARSPKAP; encoded by the coding sequence ATGTCGACATGGCCAGCCATCCGCTTTCTCCACGCTGGCGCCGACATTCGCCACACGCTCAACCGACTTCCCCACTGGCAGCAGGAAGGCGCCTGCTACTTCCTCACCTTCCGCCTCGCTGACTCGCTCCCTTCAACTCTGCTGAACCAATGGCGGGACGAACGCACCCGTTGGATGGCATTTCACCCCCAACCTTGGGACGAGAAGACCGAGCTAACCTACCACCGCCGATTCTCGACACGGATCGACCACTGGCTCGACGCGGCGCACGGAGAATGTCGCTTACGTCACCCTGAAGTCAGCCGAATGGTCGCGAAGGCGCTTCGACACTACGACCGCGGCCGCTATCTCCTCCATAGCTCCGTGATCATGCCCAATCACGTGCACCTGCTCGTCTCTCTTGCCCCGGACCGCACCCTCGAGCACATCGTCACCTCGTGGAAAAGCTTCACCGCGGTTCAGGCCAATCGCATTCAAGGCCGCAGCGGGCCCTTCTGGCAGAGAGACTACTTTGACCGGCTCATCCGTCACCATAGGCACTTCGGGAACGTCGTCCGCTACATTCGGAAGAACTCTGTGAGCGACTCACGGTCCCACCTCTACGAAGCAGAGTGGGTCAAGGAGGGACTCCCTCCGGGTGCCCGTTCACCCAAGGCACCTTGA
- a CDS encoding sulfatase-like hydrolase/transferase: MTLRFPKTLLLPCLVPSLLAIDPPIDGAATPAGPSTIALAWTDTTTAETGFRVYRNGSPVADLPADTTHYYDRGLTSETSYSYEVTTLDGGAESTPLNLGSATTTIRMNILFFFADDMGAKDIVGLRNPAIDGPTIHETPALDSLIAQSLVIDNAYCSGPRCVVARRSLLTGTYDWNPDVLETGGGIPETSVTYGEAAQGAGYRTCYIGKYHLGQSDDSPARGPAEQGFDVAIAAGHAGAPSSNPTNGLSYFPDPGTLLYETLSDPVYNQGSGKGLNIPAASADEYLTDRLTGEAIDFIDDSVTSHPTEPFFVTLAHYAVHTPAEAKQSDIDHFTTKKASMAAELASHPGGTGLIRDYSSATRIVQDNRVYAAMMKSYDDSLAALRAHLAATPDPRNPGLMLSDTTVLVVSSDHGGKSTHGFGTGANPSKELENDATDAVNTGDFSNSYSNYPTSNYPLRQGKTWVYEGGLKIPLIVHYPGVTSPGVSKAFVHGADFWATFADITGAGQQPAEARDSESFMLAAGQSGRSARPDIHHFFTNASTGTANPALGAYRKGDYKLLYFMNQRRVELYHLAADVYERNDLSGSRPDLAAEMLDTLYAKVLDAGTKMPKPGSNSWRSEQEVLVDNAVIGALPTPPDAAPSGLSLNQLSDHAIELSWTVNATNATHSVIYRSGPDERALNGGSDSYREIAYVPVGQTSHVDANFTSIDGEKYKYRVESENLGGWNGWTIDPSGLFSDGSNNNGVTNTGNEILTLATGALSPALVAADDTITVLPGEVREFTPLRNDFGDGSLEITSITPPASGTVTTNGSTITFEAPGDFIGGLTMSYTVTDGASQSDTATVTFILPIAPADEVVEEWNFDDVAGTQLESCVSTNGTAFTGTTSDKVATNGSGQLLLQQDSTNHFRTSTPFPGSPFTTGSFALEIQVDSIDFTNSNNGTVVGFSLRDDLGTDFGNIRLRKAGGTLVLENRIGSSNERLYDFDQGGGAVNQVNDLLIEAVLNLDTRKWSGSLTIGGGSTITLPLLDADPAATGGLSLTRFQGQQDAANWGAGDTMLIDRVTVRRLTGDLSLYEQWSTGQPWNGSLLTAPDDDADRDGLTNFLEFALGCPPTCAAHPSPVTAGDSGSGPVVRFTPVRDTAAIRYFVERTLDLSDWSSLAPVEILTPAGVLVEVPLPAGGVGFGRVGAE; this comes from the coding sequence ATGACGCTCCGCTTCCCAAAAACCCTCCTGCTGCCGTGTCTGGTCCCCAGCCTGCTGGCGATCGACCCACCGATCGATGGCGCCGCCACTCCCGCAGGTCCCTCGACCATCGCCCTTGCCTGGACGGACACAACCACAGCTGAAACCGGATTCCGCGTCTACCGGAACGGCTCCCCGGTTGCCGATCTGCCCGCCGACACCACGCACTACTACGACCGTGGTCTTACCAGCGAGACCTCCTACTCTTACGAGGTCACCACGTTGGACGGCGGAGCAGAATCGACCCCGCTGAATCTCGGAAGCGCGACCACCACCATCCGGATGAACATCCTGTTCTTCTTCGCGGACGACATGGGCGCGAAGGACATTGTCGGGCTCCGCAACCCGGCCATCGATGGACCTACGATCCACGAAACCCCGGCCCTCGACTCGCTGATCGCTCAGTCGCTGGTCATCGACAACGCCTACTGCTCCGGGCCCCGCTGCGTCGTCGCGCGCAGGTCATTGCTCACCGGCACCTACGATTGGAATCCCGATGTGCTCGAAACAGGTGGCGGCATTCCCGAGACATCCGTGACGTACGGAGAAGCCGCGCAGGGAGCGGGCTACCGGACCTGCTACATCGGCAAGTATCACCTCGGCCAGAGCGACGACAGCCCGGCCCGCGGCCCGGCGGAGCAAGGCTTCGATGTGGCGATCGCCGCCGGCCATGCCGGCGCCCCATCCTCCAATCCGACCAACGGCCTCTCCTACTTCCCCGACCCCGGCACCCTGCTCTACGAGACGCTTTCGGATCCGGTCTATAACCAGGGCTCCGGCAAGGGTCTGAACATTCCGGCTGCCAGCGCCGACGAATACCTGACCGACCGACTGACCGGCGAGGCGATCGACTTCATCGATGACAGCGTCACCAGTCACCCGACCGAACCGTTCTTCGTCACCCTCGCCCACTACGCGGTGCACACGCCTGCGGAGGCGAAGCAAAGCGACATCGACCATTTCACCACCAAAAAAGCGTCCATGGCTGCTGAACTCGCGAGCCACCCGGGCGGCACCGGTTTGATCCGCGACTACTCATCGGCCACCCGCATCGTGCAGGACAACCGCGTCTATGCCGCGATGATGAAGAGCTACGACGACAGCCTCGCAGCGCTTCGTGCCCATCTCGCCGCGACTCCCGACCCCCGGAACCCGGGACTGATGCTGTCCGACACCACGGTGCTGGTCGTTTCCTCCGACCACGGCGGCAAATCGACCCACGGCTTCGGGACTGGAGCCAATCCTTCGAAGGAGCTCGAAAACGACGCGACGGACGCCGTCAACACCGGTGACTTCTCGAACAGCTACTCCAACTATCCGACATCGAACTACCCGCTCCGTCAGGGCAAGACATGGGTCTATGAAGGCGGCCTCAAGATCCCTTTGATCGTCCACTATCCTGGCGTGACCTCTCCCGGAGTCTCGAAGGCATTCGTGCACGGCGCTGACTTCTGGGCGACCTTCGCGGACATCACCGGTGCGGGCCAGCAACCGGCCGAAGCACGGGACTCGGAAAGCTTCATGCTCGCCGCCGGACAATCCGGGCGCTCGGCACGTCCCGACATCCACCACTTCTTCACCAACGCCTCCACCGGAACCGCCAATCCGGCCCTCGGGGCCTACCGCAAGGGCGACTACAAGCTGCTCTACTTCATGAACCAGCGCCGGGTGGAACTCTACCATCTCGCGGCCGACGTCTACGAACGCAACGACCTCTCCGGATCCCGGCCCGACCTCGCGGCCGAGATGCTCGACACATTGTATGCCAAGGTCCTCGACGCCGGCACGAAGATGCCGAAACCGGGCAGCAACTCGTGGCGCAGCGAGCAGGAGGTGCTGGTCGACAACGCGGTGATCGGCGCTCTGCCGACGCCACCCGACGCCGCACCTTCGGGCCTCTCGCTCAACCAGCTTTCCGATCATGCGATCGAGTTGTCCTGGACCGTCAACGCAACCAATGCGACCCACTCGGTAATCTATCGATCCGGCCCCGACGAACGGGCACTCAATGGTGGCAGCGATTCGTATCGTGAAATCGCCTATGTCCCGGTCGGACAGACCAGCCATGTCGATGCGAACTTCACTTCGATCGACGGCGAGAAATACAAATACCGGGTCGAAAGCGAAAACCTCGGAGGATGGAACGGCTGGACGATCGATCCCAGCGGGCTTTTCTCCGACGGCAGCAACAACAACGGGGTCACCAACACCGGGAACGAGATCCTGACCCTCGCCACCGGCGCGTTGAGTCCGGCGCTCGTCGCGGCAGACGACACGATCACTGTGCTGCCGGGAGAGGTCCGCGAGTTCACCCCCCTTCGCAATGACTTCGGCGATGGCTCGCTTGAGATCACTTCGATCACGCCGCCCGCAAGCGGCACCGTCACCACCAACGGTTCCACGATTACTTTCGAGGCTCCCGGTGATTTCATCGGTGGTCTGACGATGAGCTACACAGTCACCGACGGGGCCTCGCAATCCGACACAGCAACGGTGACCTTCATCCTTCCCATCGCACCCGCCGACGAAGTCGTCGAGGAGTGGAACTTTGATGACGTCGCAGGAACACAACTCGAGAGCTGCGTGAGCACCAACGGCACGGCATTCACCGGAACCACATCCGACAAAGTCGCTACCAACGGATCAGGGCAGCTGCTCCTCCAGCAGGACTCGACCAATCACTTCCGCACCAGCACTCCGTTTCCCGGAAGCCCGTTCACCACGGGTAGCTTCGCACTGGAAATCCAAGTCGACTCGATCGACTTCACGAACTCGAACAATGGCACGGTCGTCGGTTTTTCGCTGCGCGACGACCTTGGCACCGACTTCGGAAACATCCGGCTTCGCAAGGCCGGCGGCACCTTGGTACTGGAGAACCGTATCGGATCCAGCAACGAGCGTCTCTACGACTTCGACCAAGGCGGCGGAGCGGTGAATCAGGTCAATGACCTCCTGATCGAGGCCGTGCTGAATCTCGACACCCGGAAATGGAGCGGATCGCTTACGATCGGAGGCGGCAGCACGATCACCCTTCCGCTTCTGGACGCCGATCCGGCCGCAACGGGGGGACTCTCGCTCACCCGGTTCCAAGGTCAGCAGGATGCGGCCAACTGGGGGGCGGGCGACACGATGCTGATCGACCGCGTCACGGTGCGCCGTCTGACCGGCGACCTCAGCCTCTACGAGCAATGGTCGACCGGCCAGCCGTGGAACGGCAGCCTCCTGACCGCACCGGACGATGACGCCGATCGTGACGGGCTCACCAATTTCCTCGAGTTCGCGCTCGGCTGTCCACCGACTTGCGCCGCTCATCCGTCGCCGGTCACGGCTGGCGATTCCGGATCCGGACCGGTCGTCCGCTTCACTCCGGTCCGGGATACCGCGGCCATCCGCTACTTCGTCGAACGAACGCTCGACCTCAGTGATTGGTCTTCTCTGGCACCGGTCGAGATCCTCACACCCGCCGGCGTCTTGGTCGAAGTCCCGCTCCCTGCAGGCGGCGTGGGATTCGGTCGGGTGGGAGCCGAATGA